The DNA window GTGCTGCAGCTCGCCGTCCCGGTAGAGCCCGAGCAGGAGGCTGCCGAGGAGCGGCCTCTCGGGCGTGCTGGTCTTGTGCTCGCGATAGCCCGCCACCACGACGTCCGCGGTGCGCTCGTGCTTGATCTTGAGCATCGTGCGGGCGTTCTGCTGGTACGGCGCGGACAGCGGCTTGGCCACGACGCCGTCGAGCCCGGCGCCCTCGAACTGGTGGAACCAGTCCTCGGCCTCCGCCGGGTCGGTCGTCGTGCGGCTGAGGAAGCACGGCCCGGTGAGCCCGCCGAGCGCCTGCTCGAGCGCCGCGCGACGCTCGGAGAGCGGGCGGTCGGCGTACGACTCGTCGCCCAGCGCGAGCAGGTCGAAGGCGACGTACGACGCGGGCGTCTTCTCGGCCAGCATGTCGATGCGGGACTGTGCCGGGTGGATGCGCTCCTGGAGCACCTCGAACTCGAGCCGCTCGCCGACGGACACGAAGATCTCGCCGTCGAGCACGCAGCGGTCCGGCAGCTGCTCGCGCATCGCGGCGACGACCTCGGGGAAGTAGCGGGTCAGCGGCTTGGTGTTGCGGCTGGCCAGCTCGACCTCGTCGCCGTCCTTGAAGACGATGCACCGGAAGCCGTCCCACTTGGGCTCGAAGCTCAGGCCGTCGTACTTCGCCGGGTCGGGGATCCCCTTGACCGACTTCGCGAGCATCGGCTGGACGGGCGGCATGACGGGCAGGTCCACCTTGGCCACGCTAGCCCTTAGGGTGATCCAGTCCGTGGACATTCCCCGGTTGGTCTGCCGGTAGGGCCCGCCTGACTTTGAATCAGGACTAGCGACGCAGGTTCGACTCCTGCCCGGGGAGCATGAGTAGTGAGCTGACGGTCATCGTCCTGGCTGCGGGTGGCGGCACCCGCATGAAGTCGAAGACCATGAAGGTGCTGCACCCGATCGGGGGTCGCAGCATGATCGGCCACGTCCTGGCGGCCGCCGCAGCGCTCGAGCCGGACCGGATCGTGGCCGTGGTCGGCCACCAGCGCGAGCAGGTCTCCGCCCACATCCTCGGGCTGGTGCCGGACGCGGTGCTGGCGGTCCAGGAGTCCCAGGACGGCACCGGCCACGCGGTGCGGGTCGCGATGGACGCGGTCGGGACGACGACCGGCACGGTGATCGTCGCGACCGGGGACACCCCGCTGCTGCAGGGCGACAGCCTGCGGGCGTTCGCCGCCGAGCACGAGGCCGCGCAGCGCAGCGTGAGCATCCTCAGCGGCCTCGTCGACGACCCCTTCGGCCTCGGCCGGGTGCTGCGCAACGAGGAGGGCGACGTCGAGGCGATCGTCGAGGAGAAGGACGCGACGACCGACCAGCGCGAGATCCGCGAGATCAACTCGGGCATCCTGGCGTTCGACGCGGAGTTCCTGGTCGGGGCGCTGCCGCGGCTGAGCAACGACAACGCCAACGGCGAGTTCTACCTGACCGACACCATCTCGATCGCCCGCGAGGACGGCCTGACCGTCGGTGCCTACCCGATCGACGACGTGCTGCAGACCGAAGGCGTCAACGACCGGGTCCAGCTGGCGCGGCTCGGGGCCGAGCTCAACCGGCGCATCGTCACCCGCTGGATGCGGGACGGCGTCACGGTGATGGATCCCGCGACCACCTGGATCGACGCCGACGTGGTGCTCGCCGCCGACGTCACGATCCTCCCCGGCACGCAGCTGCTCGGTGCCACCGTCGTCGGCGAGGACGCCGTCGTCGGTCCGGACTGCACGCTCAAGGACTGCGAGATCGGGCCGCGCGCCCGCGTCGTACGCACCCAGGGCGAGCTGGCGGTGATCGGCGAGGACGCCACCGTCGGGCCCTTCTCCTACCTGCGCCCCGGCACGGTCCTCGGCGCCCGCGGCAAGATCGGCGGGTTCGTCGAGACCAAGAACGCCGTGATCGGCGACGGCGCCAAGGTCCCGCACCTGTCGTACGTCGGCGACGCGGAGATCGGCGAGGGCACCAACATCGGCGCCGGCACGATCTTCGCCAACTACGACGGCGTGCGGAAGCACCGCACCAAGGTCGGCAAGCACGCCCGGACCGCCTCCAACAACACCTTCGTCGCCCCGATCGAGATCGGGGACGGGGCCGCGACCGGAGCCGGGACCGTCGTACGCGGGGACGTGCCGCCTGGCGCCCTCGCGGTCTCGGCCGGGCCGCAGCGCAACATCGAGGGATGGGCCCTCGCGAAGCGCGCGGGCACGGCTCAGGCCGAGGCCGCCGAGGCGGCGCTGTCCGACGGGTCGGGCGGCCGACCGGACGACGAGCAGCGCGTGGCAGAATCAGACTGAACCCTCTCCGGCGACCGAGGAGCAACAAACCGTGACCGGAATGAAGAAGACCACCGAGAAGAACCTGATGGTCTTCAGCGGACGGGCCCACCCCGTGCTCGCGGAGGAGGTGGCCCGGCTGCTCGGCACCGACCTGGTGCCGACCTCGGCGTACGAGTTCGCGAACTCGGAGATCTACGTCCGCTACGAGGAGTCCGTCCGCGGGTGCGACGCCTTCGTGATCCAGAGCCACACGGCCCCGATCAACGAGTGGATCATGGAGCACCTGATCATGGTCGACGCCCTGAAGCGGGCGAGCGCCAAGCGGATCACGGTCGTCATGCCGTTCTACGGCTACGCCCGCCAGGACAAGAAGCACCGCGGCCGCGAGCCGATCTCGGCCCGGCTGATGGCCGACCTCTTCAAGACCGCCGGCGCCGACCGGCTGATCGCGGTCGACCTGCACGCCGACCAGGTCCAGGGCTTCTTCGACGGCCCCGTCGACCACCTGATGGCGCTGCCGATCCTGGCCGACCACATCAAGACCAAGTACGGCACCCAGCCGCTCGCGATCGTCTCCCCGGACGCCGGACGGATCAAGGTCGCCGAGCGCTGGTCGGCCCGCCTCGGCGGCGCCCCGCTGGCGTTCATCCACAAGTCGCGCCGCACCGACCGGCCCAACGAGACCGTGGCCAACCGCGTCGTCGGTGACGTCACCGGCCGGATGTGCGTGCTCGTCGACGACATGATCGACACCGGCGGCACCATCGCCAACGCGGCGGACGCGCTGATGGCCGACGGCGCCGCGGGCGTCGTCATCGCGGCGACCCACGCGATCCTGTCCGGCCCCGCCGTCGACCGGCTGAAGAACTGCCCGGCCGTCGAGGTCGTCGTCACCAACACGCTGCCGCTGAACTCCGAGCAGGAGTTCGACAAGCTCACCTGCCTGTCGATCGCGCCGCTGGTCTCCCGGGCGATCCGCGAGGTCTTCGAGGACGGCTCCGTGACCTCGATGTTCGACGGGCACACCTGAGTCAGCAGGGGTCAGGGACCGCCGACGGTCTCGTGGGGGGCCCAGTCGGCCCGCCAGGCGAGCGCCACGGCGGAGAGCTGTGACTTGGCGCCGAGCTTGCTGAGCACCTGCTTGATCTGGGTCCGGACGGTCGCGATCGACACGACGTGGTCGCGCGCGATGACGTCGGCGGACCTGCCCTGCATCAACGCCCAGAGGATCTTCGCCTCGGCGGGCGTCAGGGCGGCGAGGGCGCCGCGTGGGTCATGTCCCCGCTCGGCAGGCCTCGGGGTGTCGCACGGACGTGGAGGGCCGCCGGAGGGCTGCCGATCGCGCCGCTCCGCCTCCCGCCAGACCGCTCGTACGACGTCGGCGACACCGCCGGTGTTCCAGAACGTCGTCGCGCCGGCGCCGAGGTAGCGGCGGGCGTCCTCGAGATGGAGGTGATCACCGCACACCAGCACGCTCACCCCGTGCCGGCTGACCTGCTCGACGAGGGCGATGGTGTCGATCATGCCCCCGGGCGACAGGCTGAGGATGACGACGTCGGCGCGCGACCTGAGGATGGCGTCGCGTGCCGCGGCGGTCGTCGTGCACGACTGGAGCGGCACCGGGGTGGCCTCGAAGATGCCCGCGAGGGACAGCCCGATCGCCTCGGCGACCAGAGCATGCCGGTCGACGACCGCGACCCGGGGGCGACGAGCAGCACACCTCGGCGGAGCCTGGGCGGCGTGCGGCGCGTGGGCGCGTGGCCCGCGCGCGCTCTTCGGGCGAGGTGCAAGTGCCTGCTCTGGCATATCGTCCCCCTGACTACCAGTCTGATCTGAAGTCGAGCACCGATGAGGAGCGGGCGCACGTCCCTAGAGCAAGTTGACTCGAAAGGGCTACTCCCGATAGTCCGACCGGGCCACGAAACAGGGCCGAGACCCGTCAGTACGCGCCCCGATGGCCGACGACGGCCCGCACGGTCCGCAGGAGGATCTCGACGTCCATCGCGAGCGACCAGTTGTCGACGTAGTGGAGATCCAGGCGGACCGACTCCTCCCAGGAGAGGTCGGAGCGGCCGGACACCTGCCAGAGACCGGTGAGCCCGGGCTTGACGGCCAGGCGGTGGTGCGGTTCGACGCCGTACCGCTCGACCTCCTGCGGCAGGGCGGGCCGCGGCCCGACCAGGGACATGTGGCCGAGGAGCACGTTCAGCAGCTGGGGGAGCTCGTCCAGGGAGTAGCGCCGCAGCAGCCCACCGATCCGCGTGATCCGCGGGTCGCGGCGCATCTTGAAGAGGACGCCGTCGCTCTCGTTGTCGTCGGCGAGTGACGCGACCCGACGATCGGCGTCGACCTCCATCGTGCGGAACTTGTACATCGTGAACGTCCTGCCGTCGCGGCCGACCCGGGTCTGCCGGAACAGGGAGCCGCCCGCCGAGTCGACGCGGATCGCGACCCCGATCGCGACGAGCAGCGGGAGGAACGCCAGGAGTGCGAGAGCCGCCAGGGCGCGTTCGGTCACGCCCTTCACCCGCCGGGCGAGCGAGGGAGTGGTCGTCGGCCGGAGGTGGATGAGCCCACGGTCGCCGCCCGCGACCAACGTGGCCCGGGCGGCAGCGACGTCGAGCAGACCGGTCGCCAGGAAGACGTCCAGCCCCGCGTCGTGGGCGAGCCACGACAGCCGCCGAGCCGTCGCCGGACAGAGATCCCGACCCGGTGCCAGGAGGACCCCGGTGGCGCCCGTGTCGGCCGCAGCCGACACGACGTCTCCGATGCCCCGGTAGGTCGGCATGCCGTGCTCCTGCGCGGCCGCGTGACCGTCGGCGTCCTCGTCGTCGACGCAGACCGCCGTGACCCGCCAGCGCGACGCCGGTCCTCGGTCGAGGTCGAGCAGCAGGCGACGTACGTCGTCGCCCTCGCCGGCTATCACGACCCGAACCGGGTGCCAGGTGCGGACGGCGGCGAGCAGCACGGCGCGTGGGACGACGGCCGCGACGGCGAGGGCCGCCGTCAGGGCCAGCAGCTGGGCCGATGTCACCCGGAGGTCGAGCAGGGCGTCCGCTGTCCAGCAGCAGAGGCCCACGGCCAGGAGGGTCCGGCCGACGGATCCCGGACCCGGGGCGAGTGCCGAGTCCGACCGACGTCCTGCGTTGGCGAGTGCTGCGGTGCACCAGAGGGCGGCGAAGAGGACCAGGGTCGCGGGGCTGGTCGTCAGGGCCTTGTCCCGGGCGACCAGCACGGCCAGAACCGTGCTCGTGACCGCCACGTCCGCGGCGACGAGCCAGACCCGGGCCGAGCGCAGCGCGCGGGGCAGCCGGACGCCCGCGTGGCGGGTCTCGTCCCGGTCGTCGACGGCGGACACCCTCACCAGCTGGAGCGACTCGGGCCGGGTGTCCGACGGCGCCGCCTCCGCCTGTGCCCCCCAGGGTGTCAACGCCGTCAACGCCACCGCTCCTCGACCTCGGGGTCGGCCGGTGCCGACGAATCCGGATGGTGCCAAGAATCTAGGCAGGTACGCCGGGTGGGACATGCCTCATATGGGGCAATAGCCGAGGTCGTTCAGTCGGAGCTGCGAGGTGGCCTGCGCTCGGAGGGAGGGCGCCACGACGACTGGTTGGCGAGGCCGACCGCGGCGAGCTGGGAGGACACCTCGAGCTTGGCCAGGATCGACTTCACCTGGGTGCGGACCGTGGCTGCCGAGACGACGCTGCTCGCGGCGATGTCGCTCACGGTGTGGCCCTGCATCAGCTCGCCGAGCACCACCTCCTCACGAGGCGTCAGCAGCGCGAGGCGGGACTCGAGCGCGCCGCGCTCCTTGGTCTGCTCCTGCCAGTGCGCGATCAGCGCCTCGCGCTCCTCGACGTCGATCACCGGGAAGCCCTGGTTGATCCGACGCACGGTCGAGAGGATCTCGTTGAGTGGTTGGGACTTGCTCAGCACCTTGCGCGCGCCGTTGCGCAGCGCTTCCCCCCACCGCGCTCGGTCGGTCGCCGCCGTCACCACGACCACGTTGGCGCCCGTCCTGACGATCGGCGTGATCAAGCGGATCCCGTCCCCGAACTGACCGAGGTCGAGGTCGAGCAGGACGATGCGGGGGTGCAGGCGCACGACGGACGCCAGGAGGGCCTGGGCGGCGCTGACCTCGGGGATGGGGAGTCGTCGTACGTCGTAGCCGTCCAGGTTGAGAGCGAGCTCGAGCGACTCCGCGAACAAGGCGTGGTCCTCGATGATCAGGACCCGGAGCTGTCTACGCGGTGCTGGCGTGGTCACCCACTGCCTCCTCCGCCATGGGCAGCCCGAGGATGAACGTCGCACCCGGCCCGGCCCGGTCCTCCAACCGGAGATACCCGCCGAGGTCCAGGCTCAACAGTCGGGCCGAGGCCAGACCGACCCCTTGCCCGTCCGACGACGGACCGCGCCTGCCCCAGTCGAAGACGGCATGCCGCACGTGACGCTCGACGCCAGGACCCGAGTCCGTGACCACGATCTCGACCGAGCCCCGCGTCGTCCGGACCACGAGGTCGGCACGGCTGCGCGGCGCATGGCGCTGCACGTTGCCGAGCAGGATGCTCACGATCTCGGCGATGTCGTCGGGGCGGCCGTGCGCGCACGTCCCGGTGGGCTGCCAGGCGATTCGACAGCCGGCCGCGCGCTGACGCTCCACCACGGGTCCCAGCACTGTGTCGAGGTCGACCCGTCCCGGTGGCGCCGACGGCCGGCCGCTGATCAGCCTGGTCATCCGGTCCAGCTCGGACTCCATCATCTGCTCGAGCTGGGACCGGCGCAGCTCGCTGATGCCTGACTGATGGTGCAGGAGGCGGGTGGCCGACGACAGGCCGGCCACGGTCGCACGCAGCTCGTGGAGCCTGGTCTGGTCGTCGTGCAGGCCCAGCTCGGCCTTCTTGAGGCGGCGCTGGAGGACGGCGACCGCCTCGCTCTCGGCGAGGATCGAGTGACGGGCCAGCACGAACGCAGTCGCCACCAGGACGGCGGCGCCGAGGAGGTTGGTGGCGATGCTGACCGAGGTCAGCCACTGCGGCGCCTCCTGGGGGAAGGCAGCGGCCTGGCCCACGCCGAGGAGCACGCTGGCCACGCACAGGCGGCGGCGGAGCCACGGCGAGAAGGCGCGGAAGCGGGCCAGGGCCACGGCGTTCACGGCTCCGACAGCGGTCAGGGTCACCACGATCACGGCGTAGGCGCCGGTGGGCGGAGCCGTCAGAGGGAGCGCGAGCAGGACCTCGCGTCCGGTCGTCACGAGCAACCCCAGCACCAGTCCCGCCACGAGCGGGTCGTGTCGCACGGGGAGACGCTCGGACCAGACGACGAGGAGCCCCAGACCCAGGGTCGTGAAGATCTGGTAGCTGGCGATCCAGGCGGCGCCCTCCTGGGGCCGCGGTCCCGTTCCCAGCGTCAGCACGAACCAGTGCAGACCCTGCAGCGAGAAAGCCACCACGGCGGTGACCAGCCAGGCGGTGGTCTGGGCCAGTCCGACCCTCCAGTGGGTGTAGAAGAGGACGCCGGCGCACAGCACCGCGATGTCGGCGAGCAGCGCGCTCATCATGGCGACGGACTCGATCCCGAGGGCGGGCCCAGCGGCGTCGCGCCAGAGCAGGGCGACGAGCGCGAGCACGAGAGCGCCGGCGGCCACGCCGGACCTGCGACCGTCGGTCGCCTTGAAGGATGCCTGCAGCTGCGACATGGCGTGGTCTCCCCCGTCTTACGCCCCCGCTCGCCGGACAGACGCCGAAGGGCGGACCAAGCTGGACCCTCGATGCCATCCGTTGGTCAGGATGACACAAACTGCAATATCCGTGGCCGGATCGCGTCATTGCAGGCGGATTGAGTGGCCATACCACAATTTGGGGAAGGGATTCGTCAGCGACACACCTCAGGGGTGCGGCTGGTACAGACCGCGTCATCCCGAAATCGGGGGAGATCGGTGATCCCTCTCCCCGTCCGTCGGTCTCGCTGTCCGACCATGGCAGGCGATGACGGTCATGACCTCCAGCTCGGGCCACGTCCCGGAGCCGTCTACTGGGTCCGGTGTGCGAGCGCACCCGAAGGTCGCACTCGCGTCGGACCTGTCGCTGATCGCCGAGGCGGTCCGCGCGGCGCTCGCGAGCAGGCAGATCGACGTCACCCTCCTGACCTGGCCCGGTCGCTCCCGCGACGACCCGGTCCATCGCCAGCTGGCTCGGGTCCAGCCCGACGTCGCGCTGCTGATCTACGACGCCGACACGCCGATCCGGATGGCCCGGTCGGCCATGCTGATCCGCGAGTGGGACGGTCCGTGGGTGGTGCTCACCGGTGTCCCGCGCGGAGGTCGGTGGGGTGCGCTGCGTGCGGCCGGAGCCGCGTCGGTCCGTCCCAACCTGACCAGCCTGGACGAGATCTACGAGCTGATCGTGCTCCTGGCGGACGGCCAGGTCGCCCCGTGCGCCGACGAGCTCGACGAGCTCGCCGTGGCCTGGCGCACCTCCCAGGAGGGGCCCGCCGGCATGCAGGAGCGCCTGAACCGCCTGACGGCACGCGAGCTGCAGGTGCTCGACCTCCTGACCAGCGGTGTGCCCGTCCGCTCGATCGCCGCCCAGCTGGAGCTCTCGGAGTCGACGGTCCGCAGCCAGGTGCGAGCGGTGCTCCACAAGCTCGACGTACGGTCGCAGCTCGCGGCGGTGGCCCTGGTGCGAGCGACCGAGCAGGTGGACTGAGGCGCGGGCACCGGTCAGCGGAGGTCGTCCCGCCAGTCCTCCCACTTCCGGCGCAGCACGGTCGGGACGTCGCCGGCGAGGACCTCGTCGAGCAGCGCGACCTGGTCGACGGTGAGGGCGATCCGGGGACGCGCCAGGCCGACCACCTGGGCGAAGCCCTGGCCGCGCGCCGCCCAGTCCGGCGCCTCGCGGAGGTAGCGCTCGACGTACGGCGCGAGCAGGTCGGGCTGCTCCACGGACCACATCCCGCGCACGGTCGCGGCGAAGATCCGGTTGTCGACCGCGGGGTCGGCGGCGGTCGACCACGCGGCGTCCTTGGCGGCCGCGGTCGGCCGGGCGGCGAGCGCCGCGGTGGCGCCGGTCTCGGCGTCGGTGCCGGGATCCCGCAGCCGCTCCAGCTCGATCGCGTCGGCGTCCATCGCACCGAGGGCGGCCAGGCGGCGTACGACGTCCCAGCGCAGCGCGGGCGGCAGGGCCAGGTCCCCGACGGCACCGGCGGCCAGCCAGCCCCGGAGCACCTCGACGTCGCGTGACCCGGCGGCGACGCCGGTCGCGAAGGCCAGCGCGAGCTCCGGAGAAGTCGCGTGCAGGAGCCCGGTGGCGCAGCTCGCGGCGAGCCGTTCCAGGAGCGCCGCTGCCTCGTCGGGCGGCGTCCGCAGCGGCAGCACCCGCATCAGCGTGCGGTCCAGCACGGCCGACACGATCATGGCGCTGCGCTCGCCGGGGAGGTGTCGCTCGACCAGGTCGCCGAACGTCACCGCGTCCAGGGCGCTGGACTGCACGCGATCGACCAGCATCGTCCACACCACCGCCCGCACCAGGTCGTCCTCGATCCGGCACAGCCCGGCGTCCACGGCCTGCCAGGAACGGTCGTCGAGCACGATCCGCGCGAACGTCTCGCCGTGCGCGTTCGGCACGACGACCAGCCCGGCGTACGCCGGCAGCGGCACGGGCTCGTCCGCGAGGTCCACGAGCTCGGACCCGACGACTGTCCAGGCGTCGTCGTACGCCGTGACCCGCACCCGGTGCGCGCGAGGCCCGTCACGGTGCAGCACCGGGACCTCGCCCTCGCGCTCGACGCGGATCGTGTCGAAGCCGGTGCTGCGCAGCCACTGATCGACCCAGGTGCGCACGTCGCGGTCCGCAGCCTCGTCGAGCGCGTCCACGAAGTCGGCCAGGGTGGCGTTGCCGAAGCGGTGCCGGGTCAGGTGCGTGTTGACGCCCCGCAGGAAGACCTCGTCGCCGAGCCAGGTCGCCAGCTGCCGGAGCACGGAGTTGCCCTTGGCGTAGGAGATCGCGTCGAAGATCGTGGCAGCGGCGTCGACGTCGGGGATGTCCTCGGGCTCGGGAGCGATCGGGTGGGTGGAGCGTCGCTGGTCCGCGTCGTACGCGTCGGGCTTCTGGCCGACCTCGTGCCCGACGAGCGCTCCGTCGAAGCCCGCGGCGTCGGCGGCGACCCGGTAGCCCATGTAGTCGGCGAAGGACTCCTGGAGCCAGGTGTCCTCCCACCACGTCATCGTCATCAGGTCGCCGAACCACATGTGCGACATCTCGTGCGCGATCACCGAGGCCCGGAACATCCGGACGTCCTCGGGCACCTGGCCGCGGGGGAGGAGCTCGTCGCGGTAGGTGACGCAGCCCGGCATCTCCTGGGCGCCCCAGTTGAGGCCGGGCACGAACACCTGGTCGTAGGAGTCGAAGGCGTACGGCTCGTCGAACATGTCGGCGTAGTGGTCGTAGCAGCTCTCCGTGACGCGGCGCAGCTCGCCGAAGTCGCGCTCGAGCTCGCCGGACAGCGATGCGCGCGCGTGCCACCCGAACGGCAGCCCGGCGTGCTCCCACCGCCGCGACACCCACGGCCCGGCGGCGACGACGAGCAGCGCCACCGGGATCGGGGGCGTCGTGGCGAACCGCCAGCGGCCATCACCGCCGGGGGCGCCGTCGAGCGTGGCGCCGTTGGCCAGCACGGTCCAGGCGGGCGGGGCGTCCACGGACACGGAGACCGGCGCCTTGAGGTCGTTCTGGTCGAAGCACGCGAGCACCTTCTGGGCCAGGTCCATCCCCAGGTAGGCCGCGACATAGGTCTCGCCGTCGGCGGGGTCGACGGTCCGGTGCATGCCCTCGCCGTCGCTGACGTACGGCAGCCGCGCGACCACGACGACCTCGTTGACGCCATCGGTGCGCAGCCCGGTGAGGTGGATCCGCCTGCCGTCGTACGACGGGTGCGCGGTCTCGCCATTGACGAGGACGGTCAGGTCCTCGGCCGACGCGAGCTCGAGGAAGGTGTCGGGGCCGGTCGAGCGGAAGCGCACCGTGGTCCGGGAGCCGAAGGTGGCCGAGCCCTGGTCGCCGACGTCGAGCGCGACGTCGTACGACACCTCGGAGAGCTGGGCGGCACGGGCACGGGCCTCGGAGAGGGTGAGGGACACGACCCCGACTCTATGGATTTCGCCCTGGGCGTGGGGCGCCGGTAGTCTTCTGCAGTTGCCTCGGCGAGGGAGTGGTTGCCACTCCGTGATCGACAGGGCTGGCTATCCGTCCGGATGCGCCGCCGACGATCTGCGTCGAGCCGAGGCCCAGGACTCAGAAACAGCCAGCACGTACGAGGAGAGCAGCGCATGAGCGAGAAGATCACCGCCGAGACCCGCACCGAGTTCGGCAAGGGTGCCGCGCGACGCATCCGCCGCGACAACAAGGTGCCCGCCGTCATCTACGGCCACGGCAACGACCCCGTCCACGTGACCCTCCCGGGCCACGCCACGATGATGGCGATCAAGCACGGCGGCGCGAACGCGCTGCTCGAGCTGGACATCGACGGCAAGACGCAGCTGGCCCTGACCAAGCAGGTCCAGGTCGACCCGATCAAGCGTCACCTCGAGCACATCGACTTCGTCGCCGTCGTCAAGGGCGAGCGGGTCACCATCGACGTCCCCGTCCACCTCAACGGCGAGGCCGCCCGCGAGACCCTGGTGGTCACCGAGACCGCGACGATCCAGCTCGAGGCCGAGGCCACGCACATCCCCGAGTACATCGAGGTCGACATCGAGGGCCTCGAGGCCGGCACCCAGATCCACGCCTCCGACCTCAAGCTCCCCTCGGGCAGCGTCCTGCTGCTCGACCCGGAGACGCTGGTCGTGAACATCACCGAGATGCAGTCGCAGGAGGCGCTGGACGCCGAGCTGGAGGAGGCCGAGGCCGAGGCCGGCATCGAGCGCGACGAGTCGGACAACGACGTCGACGAGGTCGGCGCCGAGGACAGCGCCGACGAGAGCACCGAGGCCTCCGCCTCGGAGTGATCCTC is part of the Nocardioides conyzicola genome and encodes:
- a CDS encoding ATP-dependent DNA ligase, giving the protein MDLPVMPPVQPMLAKSVKGIPDPAKYDGLSFEPKWDGFRCIVFKDGDEVELASRNTKPLTRYFPEVVAAMREQLPDRCVLDGEIFVSVGERLEFEVLQERIHPAQSRIDMLAEKTPASYVAFDLLALGDESYADRPLSERRAALEQALGGLTGPCFLSRTTTDPAEAEDWFHQFEGAGLDGVVAKPLSAPYQQNARTMLKIKHERTADVVVAGYREHKTSTPERPLLGSLLLGLYRDGELQHVGVSASFTAARRAELIEELQPLVCDIADHPWGRWNEFLTANPDRVPGTQSRWSQGKDLSFTPLRPERVLEVAYDHMEGRRFRHTAQFRRWRTDRDPESCGYEQLDEPVSYDLARILGVH
- the glmU gene encoding bifunctional UDP-N-acetylglucosamine diphosphorylase/glucosamine-1-phosphate N-acetyltransferase GlmU; the protein is MSSELTVIVLAAGGGTRMKSKTMKVLHPIGGRSMIGHVLAAAAALEPDRIVAVVGHQREQVSAHILGLVPDAVLAVQESQDGTGHAVRVAMDAVGTTTGTVIVATGDTPLLQGDSLRAFAAEHEAAQRSVSILSGLVDDPFGLGRVLRNEEGDVEAIVEEKDATTDQREIREINSGILAFDAEFLVGALPRLSNDNANGEFYLTDTISIAREDGLTVGAYPIDDVLQTEGVNDRVQLARLGAELNRRIVTRWMRDGVTVMDPATTWIDADVVLAADVTILPGTQLLGATVVGEDAVVGPDCTLKDCEIGPRARVVRTQGELAVIGEDATVGPFSYLRPGTVLGARGKIGGFVETKNAVIGDGAKVPHLSYVGDAEIGEGTNIGAGTIFANYDGVRKHRTKVGKHARTASNNTFVAPIEIGDGAATGAGTVVRGDVPPGALAVSAGPQRNIEGWALAKRAGTAQAEAAEAALSDGSGGRPDDEQRVAESD
- a CDS encoding ribose-phosphate diphosphokinase: MKKTTEKNLMVFSGRAHPVLAEEVARLLGTDLVPTSAYEFANSEIYVRYEESVRGCDAFVIQSHTAPINEWIMEHLIMVDALKRASAKRITVVMPFYGYARQDKKHRGREPISARLMADLFKTAGADRLIAVDLHADQVQGFFDGPVDHLMALPILADHIKTKYGTQPLAIVSPDAGRIKVAERWSARLGGAPLAFIHKSRRTDRPNETVANRVVGDVTGRMCVLVDDMIDTGGTIANAADALMADGAAGVVIAATHAILSGPAVDRLKNCPAVEVVVTNTLPLNSEQEFDKLTCLSIAPLVSRAIREVFEDGSVTSMFDGHT
- a CDS encoding helix-turn-helix transcriptional regulator, translated to MPEQALAPRPKSARGPRAHAPHAAQAPPRCAARRPRVAVVDRHALVAEAIGLSLAGIFEATPVPLQSCTTTAAARDAILRSRADVVILSLSPGGMIDTIALVEQVSRHGVSVLVCGDHLHLEDARRYLGAGATTFWNTGGVADVVRAVWREAERRDRQPSGGPPRPCDTPRPAERGHDPRGALAALTPAEAKILWALMQGRSADVIARDHVVSIATVRTQIKQVLSKLGAKSQLSAVALAWRADWAPHETVGGP
- a CDS encoding sugar transferase, with translation MTALTPWGAQAEAAPSDTRPESLQLVRVSAVDDRDETRHAGVRLPRALRSARVWLVAADVAVTSTVLAVLVARDKALTTSPATLVLFAALWCTAALANAGRRSDSALAPGPGSVGRTLLAVGLCCWTADALLDLRVTSAQLLALTAALAVAAVVPRAVLLAAVRTWHPVRVVIAGEGDDVRRLLLDLDRGPASRWRVTAVCVDDEDADGHAAAQEHGMPTYRGIGDVVSAAADTGATGVLLAPGRDLCPATARRLSWLAHDAGLDVFLATGLLDVAAARATLVAGGDRGLIHLRPTTTPSLARRVKGVTERALAALALLAFLPLLVAIGVAIRVDSAGGSLFRQTRVGRDGRTFTMYKFRTMEVDADRRVASLADDNESDGVLFKMRRDPRITRIGGLLRRYSLDELPQLLNVLLGHMSLVGPRPALPQEVERYGVEPHHRLAVKPGLTGLWQVSGRSDLSWEESVRLDLHYVDNWSLAMDVEILLRTVRAVVGHRGAY
- a CDS encoding response regulator transcription factor, with amino-acid sequence MTTPAPRRQLRVLIIEDHALFAESLELALNLDGYDVRRLPIPEVSAAQALLASVVRLHPRIVLLDLDLGQFGDGIRLITPIVRTGANVVVVTAATDRARWGEALRNGARKVLSKSQPLNEILSTVRRINQGFPVIDVEEREALIAHWQEQTKERGALESRLALLTPREEVVLGELMQGHTVSDIAASSVVSAATVRTQVKSILAKLEVSSQLAAVGLANQSSWRPPSERRPPRSSD
- a CDS encoding HAMP domain-containing sensor histidine kinase, which gives rise to MSQLQASFKATDGRRSGVAAGALVLALVALLWRDAAGPALGIESVAMMSALLADIAVLCAGVLFYTHWRVGLAQTTAWLVTAVVAFSLQGLHWFVLTLGTGPRPQEGAAWIASYQIFTTLGLGLLVVWSERLPVRHDPLVAGLVLGLLVTTGREVLLALPLTAPPTGAYAVIVVTLTAVGAVNAVALARFRAFSPWLRRRLCVASVLLGVGQAAAFPQEAPQWLTSVSIATNLLGAAVLVATAFVLARHSILAESEAVAVLQRRLKKAELGLHDDQTRLHELRATVAGLSSATRLLHHQSGISELRRSQLEQMMESELDRMTRLISGRPSAPPGRVDLDTVLGPVVERQRAAGCRIAWQPTGTCAHGRPDDIAEIVSILLGNVQRHAPRSRADLVVRTTRGSVEIVVTDSGPGVERHVRHAVFDWGRRGPSSDGQGVGLASARLLSLDLGGYLRLEDRAGPGATFILGLPMAEEAVGDHASTA
- a CDS encoding helix-turn-helix transcriptional regulator, translating into MTVMTSSSGHVPEPSTGSGVRAHPKVALASDLSLIAEAVRAALASRQIDVTLLTWPGRSRDDPVHRQLARVQPDVALLIYDADTPIRMARSAMLIREWDGPWVVLTGVPRGGRWGALRAAGAASVRPNLTSLDEIYELIVLLADGQVAPCADELDELAVAWRTSQEGPAGMQERLNRLTARELQVLDLLTSGVPVRSIAAQLELSESTVRSQVRAVLHKLDVRSQLAAVALVRATEQVD